The following coding sequences are from one Mesorhizobium onobrychidis window:
- a CDS encoding 3-hydroxybutyrate dehydrogenase, giving the protein MNLQNEILSKHADGAAGRLLNKVAVITGAASGIGKEIALIFAREGARVVIADLDHSAAQKAASEIDPMGKRALGVGMDVSNEEQVESGMVQAIETFGRLDILVSNAGVQIVAPLVEFEFEKWKKLLSIHLDGAFLTTRAALRQMYRQKGGSIIYMGSVHSKEASPLKAPYVTAKHGLIGLAKVVAKEGAAHGVRANVICPGFVRTPLVDKQIPEQARELGISEADVIKTMMLKETVDGEFTTVQDVAEAALFLAAFPSNALTGQSMVVSHGWFMQ; this is encoded by the coding sequence ATGAATTTGCAGAATGAGATCTTATCGAAGCACGCCGACGGAGCCGCAGGCCGGCTCCTCAACAAGGTGGCAGTGATCACCGGAGCCGCGAGCGGCATCGGCAAAGAGATTGCGCTCATATTCGCTCGCGAGGGGGCAAGAGTGGTCATTGCGGATCTTGATCACAGCGCGGCGCAAAAGGCCGCGTCCGAGATCGATCCGATGGGCAAACGTGCGCTCGGGGTTGGCATGGATGTCAGCAACGAGGAGCAGGTGGAAAGCGGAATGGTGCAGGCGATCGAAACCTTCGGGCGCCTCGACATCCTGGTCAGCAACGCCGGCGTCCAGATCGTGGCGCCGCTTGTCGAGTTCGAGTTCGAGAAATGGAAGAAGTTGCTTTCCATCCATTTGGACGGAGCCTTCCTGACCACCCGTGCCGCCTTGCGGCAAATGTACAGGCAGAAGGGCGGCAGCATCATCTACATGGGATCCGTGCACTCCAAGGAGGCTTCACCGCTCAAGGCGCCCTACGTCACCGCCAAGCACGGCCTGATCGGCCTGGCGAAGGTCGTGGCCAAGGAAGGTGCCGCCCACGGCGTGCGCGCCAACGTGATCTGCCCCGGCTTCGTGCGCACGCCTTTGGTCGACAAACAGATCCCGGAGCAGGCACGCGAGCTTGGGATCTCCGAGGCGGACGTGATCAAGACCATGATGCTGAAAGAGACGGTCGACGGCGAGTTCACGACCGTCCAGGACGTTGCGGAAGCAGCGCTGTTCCTGGCAGCCTTCCCATCGAACGCGCTGACTGGCCAGTCGATGGTGGTCAGCCATGGATGGTTCATGCAGTAG
- a CDS encoding ATP-binding protein gives MRYTSSESSDRRLEEPVAPFSAAEPPLCLSSIVHDFNSLLTPVLTILEELQARRAGTSRQLRKLDGAIYCAFRAKILARELLDFANPRQARPEPVDIHQLISLLEAVLESVLPSSISLEVDIDNSLPLAFVDQPFVERALLNLVLNARDAMPEGGEITIAAASELPPVSQAGSRKLMIRLSVANRSISPEAPSMVEHPHFSTQTNRTSLILAIVNQLMESLEGGLTLTNTARQGTAVDLWLPAMSACSAD, from the coding sequence GTGCGGTACACGTCCTCGGAATCCAGTGATCGAAGACTAGAGGAGCCCGTTGCTCCCTTTTCGGCGGCCGAACCGCCCCTGTGTCTCTCGTCCATAGTGCACGATTTCAACAGTCTGCTGACGCCGGTCCTGACCATTCTCGAAGAGCTGCAAGCCCGCCGCGCCGGCACATCGCGCCAGCTTAGGAAGCTCGACGGTGCGATATACTGCGCATTTCGTGCCAAGATACTTGCTCGGGAACTTCTCGACTTTGCGAACCCGCGGCAGGCAAGGCCGGAACCGGTTGACATTCACCAGCTGATCTCGCTCTTGGAGGCGGTACTTGAAAGTGTTCTGCCATCAAGCATCAGCCTCGAAGTTGATATCGACAATAGCCTTCCGCTGGCTTTTGTCGACCAGCCGTTCGTGGAGCGCGCGCTCCTCAATCTTGTCCTCAATGCGCGCGACGCGATGCCTGAGGGTGGCGAAATCACCATTGCGGCAGCGTCGGAGTTGCCGCCTGTCAGTCAGGCTGGATCGCGTAAGCTGATGATCCGCCTTTCGGTCGCAAATCGGAGCATCTCTCCAGAGGCGCCAAGTATGGTGGAACATCCACACTTCTCGACCCAGACCAATAGGACCAGTCTCATTTTGGCGATCGTCAATCAACTCATGGAGAGCTTGGAGGGTGGACTCACACTGACCAACACTGCTCGTCAGGGCACGGCAGTCGACCTGTGGTTGCCAGCAATGTCGGCCTGCTCGGCCGACTGA
- a CDS encoding AAA family ATPase, which translates to MDDTVQGGPKRSARKSTGRQERLAAPGRLTTPTLAQPDAVQATWDDGYRILTRQTRQDEKAGPQPVLVVRLAAEHPSRTSLDRLAHEYGLRDELDGTWAAKPLEFINENNRSALILDDCGGVPLRQLIAERKQGMATELPLFLRLAIGIAAAVGKVHERGLVHRDIKPANILVNEAEGQVRLTGFGVASRLSRERQASEPPEVIAGTLAYMAPEQTGRMNRSVDARSDLYAIGVTLYETLTGKLPFTASDPMEWVHCHIAKRPVPPSERMKKVPRAVSAILMKLLAKNAEERYQTAGGLEADLRRALLEWESRGRIGEFPLGTHDLADELLIPERLYGREREIAVLLAAFDRVVAGGEPQLVLVSGHAGAGKSTVVHELHRALVPSSGLFASGKFDQNQRDAPYASLAQALQGLIRPLLGKSEAELVPWRAGLIEALGASGRLMETLVPELEALIGPQPAVAELPPQDAKRRFHLIIRRLLGVFARAEHPLALFLDDLQWLDTATLDLLEDICTQRDMRHLLLIGAYRDNEVTPTHPLIRRLAAIRDAGGLVREIPLAPLRLEEMVRIFADALHCRSGRVQPLARLVHKKSAGNPFFALQFLSTLPDEGLLWLDRAQGRWDWDLERIRAKGYTDNVADLMLSKLRRLPTTTQIALNVLACLGSRATVGTLTLIRGEPEEAVHTVFWAAVRTGLVLRQQGAYRFLHDRIQEAAYGLIPESERAAAHLAVGRVLLTHTPSDALEESIFDIVGQLNRGSMIIAPGEERERLADLNLVAARRAKAAAAYASALTYATTGAGLLPDDAWERRYDLAFGLNLHRAECEFLAGAPAEAQARLAELASRAASLTDLARVTRLRVDLFMSLGRSDQAIVFGLDYLRRVGITWSAHPTRKQVRQEYARLWRQLGNRPMETLLNSPPMADPVALATMNVLTSLVTPALFTDENLRCLVIGRMGNVSLRHGNSDTSPYAYTAVGTVLGLYFGDYEAGFRFGLLGLDLVEQPGMDRLKARVYLAFGNLAKSSPRHVRTGRPLAQRVFETAQQVGDLTYAVLSRNNLLTYLLASGEPLSEVQRDAEAGLVFARQAGFGVVVGFIAGQLQLIRTLRGLTPVFGCFNDTGFDEQQFERQTDGKPGSCLYWIRKLQARALAGDHVAALAAAAKVQGLLWMTPAIFERAEYHFYAGLSLAALCDEVSATESSQHRRALAAHRRQIEEWAEHSPENFASRAVLINAETARLGNHALDAEHLYEQAIQLAYANALPHDEAIAYERASAFYRRRGFDQIAQLYLENARRCYLRWGAEGKVRQLDELSPRLRDDEPAPVATSTIEAPVERLDLATVIKVSQAVSGEIDIEKLIDTVLRMAIEQAGAERGLLVLSRGGEPRIAAEALTRGDAVVIELRDAAAVGTMPESVLNYVLRTGQAVSLDNASAENSFAADPYIRDHTARSILCLPLINHAKLIGVLYLENNLAGRVFAPARSAVLKLLASQAASALEITGLYRDLAEREGRIGRLVEANIIGIFIRDIDGRIVEANEAFVRMVGYSRDELSSGRLLDAELTPPEWRERDAEAGAELKMNGSVQPFEKEYQRKDGGRVSVLIGEASFEGTGNQTVAFVLDLSERKRAEEKLRASESRFRTFVDHATDAFFLHADDLTVIDVNRQACESLGYSREELIGMHPREFDGDLNQEVLANLVARVETGQTVTFETLHCRKDGSVFPVEIRAGRFQQGEQWFRLSLVRDITSRKQAENALQLAQAELAHMSRMTTMGELAASIAHEVRQPLTGLVGSGNACLRYLDADPRDIISARRAVEHMISDAFRASEVIDRIRAMAKKSPERRDRLSINDIVSETIALVSTDLQRGAISLNTELSDNLPPIVGDQVQIQQVVLNLIMNAKDAMTAVPKGSRELVISTERVASQTALVAVRDSGPPIDSAKVDEMFEAFYSTKPKGMGLGLTISRSIIESHNGRLWAVPNQPRGAIFQFTLPVEEKPE; encoded by the coding sequence ATGGACGACACCGTCCAAGGCGGGCCGAAAAGGAGCGCCAGGAAAAGCACAGGCAGACAGGAGCGTCTAGCCGCTCCTGGCCGGCTGACGACGCCGACCCTAGCTCAGCCTGACGCGGTACAAGCTACCTGGGATGACGGCTATCGCATCCTCACACGGCAGACACGCCAGGACGAGAAGGCAGGGCCGCAGCCTGTCCTGGTGGTGCGGCTTGCGGCCGAGCACCCCAGCCGCACCAGCCTCGACAGACTGGCGCACGAATATGGGCTGAGAGACGAGCTCGACGGTACGTGGGCAGCGAAGCCGCTGGAATTCATCAACGAGAATAACCGCAGCGCGCTGATCCTGGACGACTGCGGCGGCGTGCCCCTCCGCCAGCTGATCGCGGAGCGAAAGCAGGGGATGGCGACCGAGCTCCCGCTCTTCCTGCGTCTTGCCATCGGTATCGCTGCGGCGGTCGGCAAGGTTCACGAGCGTGGTCTAGTTCACAGGGACATCAAGCCAGCGAACATCCTGGTGAACGAGGCAGAGGGCCAGGTTCGGCTCACAGGCTTCGGCGTGGCGTCGCGTCTTTCTCGGGAGCGCCAGGCGTCCGAGCCTCCCGAGGTCATTGCCGGTACTCTCGCGTACATGGCGCCCGAACAAACCGGCCGCATGAACCGATCAGTCGACGCCCGTAGCGACCTTTATGCGATCGGCGTCACGCTTTATGAGACGCTCACCGGCAAGCTGCCGTTCACCGCTTCCGATCCGATGGAGTGGGTACACTGCCACATTGCCAAGCGCCCGGTGCCACCGTCCGAGCGGATGAAGAAGGTGCCCCGCGCTGTCTCGGCAATCCTCATGAAGCTGCTCGCCAAGAATGCCGAGGAGCGCTACCAGACGGCCGGCGGGCTGGAGGCCGATCTGCGGCGGGCCCTGCTTGAATGGGAGAGCCGAGGGCGGATCGGTGAATTTCCGCTTGGGACGCACGATCTGGCCGACGAGCTGCTGATTCCTGAGCGGCTCTATGGGCGCGAGCGTGAGATCGCTGTCCTGCTTGCCGCCTTCGACCGGGTTGTTGCGGGCGGCGAGCCGCAGCTGGTGTTGGTGTCGGGCCACGCCGGGGCTGGCAAGTCCACGGTCGTACACGAGCTCCACCGTGCTCTCGTGCCGTCTAGCGGGCTGTTTGCATCCGGCAAATTCGACCAGAACCAGCGCGACGCTCCCTATGCGAGCTTAGCACAGGCCCTGCAGGGCCTCATCCGGCCGCTGCTGGGCAAGAGCGAAGCTGAGCTTGTGCCCTGGCGCGCCGGCTTGATTGAAGCTTTGGGCGCGAGCGGACGGCTGATGGAAACGCTCGTCCCGGAGCTCGAAGCGCTTATCGGTCCACAGCCGGCGGTCGCGGAGTTGCCGCCGCAAGATGCAAAGCGCCGCTTCCATTTGATCATCAGGCGACTGCTCGGAGTGTTCGCCCGAGCGGAGCATCCGCTGGCGCTGTTTCTGGACGACCTCCAATGGTTGGACACCGCGACGCTCGACCTGCTTGAGGATATTTGCACGCAACGGGATATGCGTCACCTGCTGCTGATTGGCGCTTATCGCGACAACGAGGTCACACCCACCCATCCGCTGATTCGTCGGCTGGCCGCGATTCGCGATGCCGGGGGGCTGGTTCGGGAGATCCCGCTGGCGCCGCTCAGGCTGGAAGAAATGGTCCGGATTTTCGCCGATGCTCTTCATTGCCGGAGCGGTCGCGTCCAGCCGCTTGCGCGGCTGGTGCACAAGAAGAGCGCGGGCAATCCGTTCTTCGCCCTTCAGTTCCTGAGCACGTTGCCGGATGAAGGGCTGCTTTGGTTGGATCGTGCGCAGGGGCGCTGGGATTGGGACCTCGAGCGCATACGCGCCAAAGGCTATACCGATAACGTCGCGGATCTCATGCTGAGCAAGCTGCGGCGCCTCCCAACCACGACCCAGATTGCCTTGAACGTACTGGCCTGCCTCGGCAGTCGAGCGACAGTTGGCACCTTGACGCTGATCAGAGGCGAACCTGAAGAAGCGGTTCACACGGTGTTTTGGGCTGCGGTACGGACCGGGCTGGTGCTGCGGCAACAGGGGGCGTACCGGTTCTTGCATGACCGGATTCAAGAGGCGGCCTACGGGCTGATCCCCGAAAGCGAGCGAGCCGCGGCACACCTCGCTGTTGGCCGCGTCCTGCTGACGCATACGCCCTCGGACGCACTCGAGGAGAGTATCTTCGACATCGTCGGCCAGCTCAACCGCGGCAGCATGATAATTGCGCCGGGCGAAGAGCGCGAGCGCCTCGCCGATCTGAACCTGGTTGCCGCCCGCCGTGCCAAGGCGGCGGCGGCGTACGCGTCGGCGCTGACCTATGCCACCACGGGTGCGGGTCTCTTGCCGGATGATGCATGGGAGCGCCGGTACGATCTCGCTTTCGGCCTCAATCTGCACAGGGCCGAATGCGAATTCCTCGCCGGGGCGCCGGCTGAGGCGCAGGCGCGGCTCGCCGAGTTGGCAAGCCGTGCCGCCAGCCTCACTGATTTGGCCCGCGTCACTCGGCTGCGTGTGGACCTTTTCATGAGCCTGGGTCGAAGCGATCAGGCCATCGTTTTCGGCCTCGACTACCTGCGCCGCGTCGGCATCACCTGGTCGGCACATCCGACCAGGAAACAAGTGCGGCAGGAATACGCGCGGCTTTGGCGGCAGCTCGGAAACCGCCCGATGGAAACGCTGCTCAACTCGCCCCCGATGGCAGATCCTGTTGCGCTCGCGACCATGAATGTCCTCACATCGCTCGTGACTCCGGCCTTGTTTACCGACGAGAATCTGCGTTGCCTCGTGATCGGGCGAATGGGGAATGTTAGTCTGAGGCACGGCAACAGCGACACGTCGCCCTACGCCTACACCGCGGTAGGCACTGTGCTGGGGCTGTATTTTGGCGACTACGAGGCAGGTTTCCGGTTCGGCCTGCTCGGGCTGGACCTGGTGGAACAGCCTGGAATGGACCGCCTGAAGGCACGAGTCTACCTCGCCTTCGGCAACCTTGCAAAATCTTCGCCGCGGCATGTCCGGACGGGCCGTCCACTGGCGCAGCGCGTATTTGAAACGGCGCAGCAGGTCGGCGATCTCACCTATGCAGTCTTGAGCCGCAATAACCTCCTGACCTACCTCCTCGCCAGCGGCGAGCCCCTCTCTGAGGTTCAACGCGATGCGGAAGCCGGTCTGGTTTTCGCCCGCCAAGCCGGGTTCGGTGTCGTGGTCGGCTTCATTGCCGGGCAACTTCAGCTCATTCGAACGCTCCGCGGGCTGACGCCGGTGTTCGGCTGCTTCAACGACACAGGATTCGACGAGCAGCAATTCGAGCGTCAGACCGACGGCAAGCCTGGTAGTTGCTTGTACTGGATCCGCAAGCTGCAGGCACGCGCTCTCGCCGGCGACCACGTCGCAGCGCTTGCAGCAGCGGCGAAAGTACAAGGCCTCCTGTGGATGACCCCTGCCATTTTCGAGCGGGCGGAATACCATTTTTATGCAGGCCTCTCGCTGGCCGCACTCTGCGACGAAGTATCGGCCACCGAGAGTTCCCAACATCGGAGGGCCTTGGCCGCTCACCGCCGCCAAATCGAGGAGTGGGCCGAGCACAGTCCAGAGAATTTTGCGAGCCGCGCAGTGTTGATCAACGCGGAGACTGCGCGCTTGGGCAACCACGCGCTGGATGCCGAGCATTTGTATGAACAGGCCATCCAATTGGCCTACGCGAACGCGCTTCCTCACGACGAGGCGATCGCGTATGAGCGCGCTTCCGCCTTCTACCGCAGGCGCGGGTTTGATCAGATTGCTCAGCTCTACCTGGAAAACGCCCGTCGCTGTTATCTGCGCTGGGGAGCTGAGGGCAAGGTGCGGCAACTCGATGAACTCTCTCCACGCCTGCGGGACGACGAACCAGCACCGGTTGCGACGAGCACAATCGAAGCGCCAGTCGAACGTCTCGACCTCGCTACCGTCATCAAGGTGTCGCAAGCGGTCTCCGGCGAAATCGACATCGAGAAGCTGATTGACACAGTGCTGCGAATGGCCATCGAACAGGCGGGGGCCGAGCGCGGGCTTCTTGTCCTGTCGCGTGGTGGTGAGCCGCGAATTGCCGCGGAGGCCTTGACCCGCGGCGACGCCGTGGTCATAGAGCTGCGCGATGCGGCCGCTGTGGGAACGATGCCGGAGTCAGTTCTCAATTACGTCCTGCGTACGGGGCAAGCTGTAAGCCTCGACAATGCGTCTGCCGAAAACTCCTTTGCGGCCGATCCCTACATCCGTGACCACACGGCCAGATCCATTCTCTGCTTGCCGCTGATCAATCACGCGAAGCTGATCGGCGTGCTCTATCTGGAGAACAATCTGGCCGGACGTGTCTTCGCGCCGGCCCGCAGTGCGGTGCTGAAGCTCCTCGCTTCGCAGGCCGCCAGCGCGCTTGAGATTACCGGTCTTTACCGCGACCTCGCAGAACGCGAAGGCCGGATTGGCCGTCTGGTCGAGGCCAACATCATCGGGATTTTCATCCGCGATATCGATGGCCGAATTGTCGAGGCCAACGAGGCGTTTGTCAGGATGGTGGGCTATAGCCGCGACGAACTCTCCTCGGGTCGCCTGCTCGACGCAGAACTGACGCCGCCGGAGTGGCGCGAGCGTGACGCCGAGGCTGGGGCGGAGCTGAAGATGAACGGCAGCGTCCAGCCGTTCGAAAAGGAGTACCAGCGAAAGGATGGTGGCCGCGTATCCGTGCTGATTGGCGAGGCGAGCTTCGAAGGAACCGGAAACCAGACTGTCGCCTTCGTACTGGATCTGTCCGAGCGCAAGCGGGCGGAAGAAAAATTACGAGCGAGCGAGTCACGCTTCCGAACGTTCGTCGACCACGCGACCGACGCGTTCTTCCTGCACGCCGACGACCTGACCGTCATAGATGTTAACCGTCAGGCCTGCGAAAGCCTCGGCTACAGCCGCGAGGAACTGATTGGAATGCACCCGCGCGAGTTCGACGGGGATCTGAACCAGGAGGTGCTCGCCAACTTGGTAGCTCGAGTTGAGACCGGACAGACAGTGACGTTCGAGACGCTGCACTGTCGCAAGGACGGCAGCGTATTTCCCGTCGAAATTCGCGCCGGTCGATTCCAGCAGGGAGAGCAATGGTTCCGTCTTTCACTTGTGCGCGACATCACCAGCCGCAAGCAGGCGGAGAATGCCCTCCAACTCGCGCAGGCCGAGCTTGCCCATATGAGCAGGATGACCACAATGGGAGAGCTTGCGGCTTCGATCGCCCACGAGGTCAGACAGCCTCTCACCGGGCTCGTCGGCAGCGGCAATGCGTGTCTTCGCTATCTTGATGCGGATCCGCGCGACATCATCTCCGCCCGTCGGGCCGTCGAGCATATGATCAGTGACGCCTTTCGCGCGTCCGAGGTCATCGACCGGATCAGGGCGATGGCGAAGAAATCCCCCGAGCGGCGGGATCGGCTGAGCATCAATGACATTGTTTCGGAGACGATTGCGTTGGTGTCCACGGACCTGCAACGAGGCGCCATCTCGCTGAACACCGAGCTGTCGGACAACCTGCCTCCAATCGTGGGCGACCAGGTCCAAATACAGCAGGTCGTTCTCAACCTCATAATGAACGCCAAGGATGCAATGACAGCGGTTCCAAAAGGATCACGCGAACTCGTCATAAGCACCGAACGAGTGGCATCACAAACGGCTTTGGTAGCGGTCCGTGACAGCGGCCCGCCAATCGACTCCGCGAAGGTCGACGAAATGTTCGAGGCCTTTTACAGCACCAAACCCAAGGGCATGGGCCTGGGCCTCACGATCAGTCGTTCGATCATCGAGTCTCACAACGGCCGACTCTGGGCCGTCCCCAACCAGCCGCGCGGGGCAATTTTCCAGTTTACATTGCCAGTTGAGGAGAAACCGGAATAA
- a CDS encoding response regulator transcription factor, with product MEEFVYIIDDDASVRRGLGELLRSVGLGVHTFESSQEFLDSKRSDAPGCIILDVRLPGRSGLEFQSMLQNLGIQLPVIFISAHSDIPISVRAMKSGAIEFLTKPLREQELLDAVHAGIEQDRTRRQKAELIADFRTRYDSLTPREREIMNLVVTGRVNKQIAAQAGLSEVTVKVHRGHVMQKMRAKSLVELVRMADSLGVTTTPTRMK from the coding sequence ATGGAGGAGTTCGTCTACATCATTGATGATGATGCGTCGGTTCGGAGGGGGCTCGGCGAACTCTTGCGCTCGGTCGGACTTGGCGTGCACACATTCGAGTCCAGCCAGGAGTTTCTGGACAGCAAGCGTTCTGATGCTCCAGGCTGCATCATCCTCGACGTGAGGCTGCCGGGGCGGAGTGGGCTCGAATTTCAGAGTATGCTGCAGAATTTGGGCATTCAACTTCCAGTCATTTTCATCAGTGCCCATAGCGACATTCCGATCTCGGTGCGCGCGATGAAATCGGGCGCCATCGAGTTCCTGACGAAGCCGCTGCGTGAACAGGAATTGCTAGACGCGGTTCACGCCGGGATCGAGCAGGACCGCACTCGGCGGCAGAAGGCCGAGCTCATTGCCGATTTTCGGACGCGCTACGATTCCTTGACGCCGCGCGAGCGAGAGATCATGAACCTGGTGGTCACCGGCAGGGTCAACAAGCAGATCGCTGCTCAAGCGGGTCTCAGCGAGGTGACCGTGAAGGTCCATCGCGGGCACGTCATGCAGAAGATGCGGGCGAAATCTCTCGTCGAACTGGTCCGAATGGCGGACAGCCTGGGTGTGACGACCACGCCGACTCGCATGAAATAG
- a CDS encoding efflux RND transporter periplasmic adaptor subunit codes for MRLSYGKFLCVCLAGLCLAGCSEEEKAALAAPRQARAVVVTPHKLATVAEGAGRVQSRYVSEVGFEVGGRVISRDVDIGAIVKKGQKLAELSAVDYRNKVTAAQADLTATKATLVQVVAQEDRFRILLGKGFSTRSQYDEALKSLQSAQAAVQAAEANLRIVENQLGYTQLLAPGDGIVTAAGADPGQVVAAGQMVVEISRNDAREAVFAVAGEDIAGAELGMAVNVSIQGRPDIAVTGTIREISPEADSTTGTYQVKVALASAPPEMRLGAVVVGRVESEEGQEVTTLPPTALLQSGDEPQVWVIGGDGKVQRRNVQLLQFDTDSVVVSHGLSAGEKVVTAGVNSLADGELVNAETEVE; via the coding sequence ATGCGCCTATCGTACGGCAAATTCCTTTGTGTCTGTCTCGCCGGCCTTTGTCTTGCCGGCTGTTCCGAAGAGGAGAAGGCAGCATTAGCAGCACCGCGGCAGGCGCGGGCAGTGGTGGTGACGCCTCACAAGCTCGCCACGGTGGCGGAGGGCGCCGGTCGCGTCCAGTCGCGTTATGTCAGCGAGGTCGGCTTCGAGGTCGGCGGCCGAGTCATCTCGCGCGATGTCGACATAGGCGCCATCGTCAAGAAAGGTCAGAAGCTCGCTGAGCTCAGTGCCGTCGATTACCGCAACAAGGTGACCGCCGCACAGGCCGATCTCACGGCGACCAAGGCCACGCTCGTCCAGGTCGTGGCCCAAGAGGATCGCTTCCGTATTCTGCTCGGCAAGGGCTTTAGCACCCGTTCCCAGTACGATGAGGCGCTGAAGTCGCTGCAGAGCGCACAAGCTGCCGTCCAGGCGGCCGAAGCCAATCTCCGGATCGTTGAAAACCAGCTCGGCTACACGCAGTTGCTTGCGCCCGGCGACGGCATCGTGACGGCGGCTGGCGCCGACCCAGGTCAGGTCGTGGCCGCGGGCCAGATGGTCGTCGAGATCTCCCGCAATGACGCGCGCGAGGCGGTCTTCGCCGTCGCCGGCGAAGACATCGCCGGGGCAGAGCTCGGCATGGCGGTGAACGTTTCGATCCAGGGCCGGCCGGACATCGCGGTCACCGGCACAATCCGCGAGATTTCCCCCGAAGCCGACAGCACGACCGGCACCTATCAGGTGAAGGTGGCGCTGGCTTCGGCGCCGCCAGAGATGCGGCTGGGCGCAGTCGTCGTAGGTCGCGTCGAAAGCGAAGAAGGCCAGGAGGTCACCACGCTACCCCCGACCGCGCTGCTGCAGTCCGGAGACGAGCCGCAGGTCTGGGTGATTGGCGGTGACGGCAAGGTGCAGCGCCGGAACGTCCAGCTGCTTCAATTCGATACAGACTCCGTCGTCGTTAGCCACGGGCTGTCGGCAGGAGAGAAGGTCGTGACCGCCGGCGTTAATTCGCTGGCAGACGGTGAGTTGGTGAACGCTGAGACGGAGGTCGAGTGA